In Pseudomonadota bacterium, a genomic segment contains:
- a CDS encoding RidA family protein: MPIRRINAADGAEPVGAYVQALEVTGTTRRLYVSGQGPVTCDGRTPDTFREQAETVWQNILAQLRAADMGAKHIVQATTYLADRQHRDENREVRQAMLQGHTFALTVVLADLFEDGWLLEIDAIAEQ, translated from the coding sequence ATGCCAATCAGACGCATCAACGCCGCTGACGGCGCCGAGCCTGTCGGCGCCTACGTGCAGGCGTTGGAGGTAACGGGCACGACGCGCCGGCTCTATGTGAGTGGGCAGGGCCCAGTGACATGCGACGGCAGAACCCCCGACACGTTCCGGGAACAGGCGGAGACCGTGTGGCAGAACATCCTCGCGCAATTGCGCGCCGCGGACATGGGCGCCAAACACATCGTGCAAGCCACAACCTACCTCGCCGATCGGCAGCACCGCGACGAGAACCGCGAGGTCAGGCAGGCGATGTTGCAGGGCCACACCTTCGCATTGACGGTGGTGCTCGCCGACCTGTTCGAGGACGGGTGGCTGCTG
- a CDS encoding universal stress protein yields MYRSILIAVDLANTTNVDSLIEHATAHASTDAKIVLLNVVEDIPSWAQVELPRGIQDKSVQSAVESLNALAASISIDVDAEVRVGHPYKTILEVSKEIGSELIIVASHQPDLQDYFLGSTAAKVVRHATCSVLVVR; encoded by the coding sequence ATGTACCGTTCCATCCTTATCGCGGTTGATCTGGCCAACACGACGAACGTCGATTCCCTGATCGAGCACGCGACCGCCCACGCGAGCACCGACGCGAAAATCGTGTTGTTGAACGTCGTCGAAGACATCCCGAGCTGGGCACAGGTGGAGTTGCCGCGGGGCATACAGGACAAGTCGGTGCAGTCGGCCGTGGAATCCCTCAACGCCCTGGCCGCGTCGATCAGCATCGACGTTGACGCCGAAGTCCGCGTCGGCCACCCGTACAAGACGATCCTCGAAGTCTCGAAGGAGATCGGCAGCGAGCTGATCATCGTCGCGTCGCACCAACCGGACCTGCAGGACTACTTCCTGGGCTCGACCGCGGCCAAGGTCGTGCGCCACGCGACCTGCTCCGTGCTGGTTGTGCGCTGA
- a CDS encoding bleomycin resistance family protein: protein MNAKGITPILNVSDFDDTFAWFDKVGWSKRWDWGDPPSFGCVGSGHCEIFLCLNAQGGKGKGRNTRTFGEAGGEEQDKGVWLSIWVDDVDAVHAQCVAEGVEVLHEPEDMPWHARELHIRHPDGHVFRVSQGVEG from the coding sequence ATGAACGCAAAGGGCATCACACCCATCCTCAATGTGTCGGATTTCGACGACACCTTCGCGTGGTTCGACAAGGTCGGTTGGAGCAAACGCTGGGATTGGGGCGACCCGCCGTCGTTCGGGTGCGTCGGATCAGGCCACTGTGAGATCTTCCTCTGCCTGAACGCGCAAGGCGGCAAAGGCAAGGGCCGGAACACCCGCACCTTCGGTGAAGCCGGCGGCGAAGAGCAGGACAAGGGCGTGTGGCTGTCAATCTGGGTAGACGATGTCGACGCCGTGCACGCACAGTGCGTCGCAGAGGGTGTCGAGGTGTTGCACGAGCCCGAGGACATGCCGTGGCACGCGCGGGAGCTGCACATCCGTCACCCCGACGGCCACGTCTTTCGTGTGAGCCAGGGTGTCGAGGGCTGA